The DNA segment ACGCATCTCATCAACGACATGATCCAGTCGCTGATCCCGGCGATCTATCCGATCATCAAGGAAAGCTACCGGCTCGATTTCGGCCAGGTCGGCCTGATCACGCTGACCTTCCAGGTCTCGGCCTCGCTGCTGCAGCCGGCGGTCGGGCTCTACACCGACAAGCATCCGATGCCCTATTCGATGGTGGTCGGCATGGGCTTCACGCTCGGCGGGCTGATCGGCCTCGCCTATGCCGGCAGCTACGGGTTCCTGCTGCTCTCGGCGGCCTGCGTCGGCATCGGCTCCTCGATCTTCCACCCCGAGGCGACGCGGATGGCGCGCAATGCGTCGGGCGGGCAGCACGGGATGGCGCAGGGCATCTTCCAGGTCGGCGGGCAGACGGGCGGAGCGCTGGGGCCGCTGCTGGCGGCGTTCATCATCGTGCCGCGCGGGCAAACCAGCCTCGCCTGGTTCTCGGTCGCGGCGCTCGTCGCGATGATGCTGATGGTGTGGACCGCGGCAAGCTATGCGCGGCTCGACCGGGCGCGGGCGCGCAAGCCCGCGGCCGCCGTGGCCGCCGCCCAGCCGACGCGGCCGGGCAGGCGCTCCGTCGCCTTCGCGATCACGATCCTGATCGTCCTGCTGTTCTCGAAGAACGCCTACACGGCGAGCTTCACCTCGTTCTACACCTTCTACCTGATAGGCAAGTTCGGCGTCTCCGTGCAGAATTCGCAGGTGATGCTGTTCCTGTTCCTCGCCTCCTCGACGGCAGGCGCCCTCGGCGGCGGCATGCTCGGCGACCGGATCGGCCGCAACAAGATCATCTGGTTCTCGATTCTGGGGGCGCTGCCCTTCACGCTGATCCTCCCCTATGCCGACCTGTTCTGGACCGGCGTGCTGACGATCATCATCAACGTCATCATGTCGAGCGCCTTCGCCGCGATCCTGATCTATGCGATCGAGCTGATGCCGGGCCGGGTCGGGCTTGTCGGCGGCTTCTTCTACGGGCTGTCCTTCGGGCTCGGCGGGCTCGCCGCCGCGCTGCTGGGCCTGCTCGCCGATCTTCTCGGCATCGAGACCGTCTACAAGATCTGCTCCTTCATTCCGCTGATGGGCCTGCTCGCCTGGTTCCTGCCGCGGCTGAGCGAGGGGACGCGCGGCGCGAAGCTGGGGCATTAGATCATCGCGCGTCCTATCCGATGCTTTAGGGGCTCTTAACCCGCGATTTACCGCGTTTCGCTACGGTTGGATCGCCGGGCCGCGCGGCCTGCCGCCGTGCCTCAAGCCGGCGCAGTCGGGTCGAGTGAGCGAGTGTCCGGTTCCGCCTCATGCATATCGCGCCGTCCTTCCCCAACCTCTCGGTGCTGCTCATCGATCCGAGCCCGCATTACCGCCGGATCGTGCGCACGATGCTCTACCAGGCGCAGCTCAACCGCATCCTCGAGGCGTCGGACCTGACCTCGGCCGCATCGATCTTCATCCAGAAGCAG comes from the Bosea sp. (in: a-proteobacteria) genome and includes:
- a CDS encoding MFS transporter, whose product is MTASTPTASLPQRAMMPVLIALSLTHLINDMIQSLIPAIYPIIKESYRLDFGQVGLITLTFQVSASLLQPAVGLYTDKHPMPYSMVVGMGFTLGGLIGLAYAGSYGFLLLSAACVGIGSSIFHPEATRMARNASGGQHGMAQGIFQVGGQTGGALGPLLAAFIIVPRGQTSLAWFSVAALVAMMLMVWTAASYARLDRARARKPAAAVAAAQPTRPGRRSVAFAITILIVLLFSKNAYTASFTSFYTFYLIGKFGVSVQNSQVMLFLFLASSTAGALGGGMLGDRIGRNKIIWFSILGALPFTLILPYADLFWTGVLTIIINVIMSSAFAAILIYAIELMPGRVGLVGGFFYGLSFGLGGLAAALLGLLADLLGIETVYKICSFIPLMGLLAWFLPRLSEGTRGAKLGH